A window of Natronococcus sp. CG52 genomic DNA:
GAGACAACTCCAATCAGCGCTTAGCAACCGGTTCTTTGACTCACTTCCTGAACTCACAACAGCGATCAATACCACTCTTGGTCAACTCTTTATACCCAAAGTGAGAAATTATTTCTGACCCCCTACTATAGACGGTGACGATCCACTGATCAGCTTCGAAGTTCTCTGGCTGGAAGAGTTCTCTGGCTGGAAGCGTTGATGATCGGATCGTGAGATCTAACCGGTCAAGGTGAACCGAATACTCGGCCAACGTAAACAAAGTAGCTCCGGTTGCAATACCGGTACATGCCTCACGTTCGCGTGTTAAGCACCGGTGGAACGATCGCATCGACGGACGGTCCGAACGGAGCGACACCCTCTGAAGATGGTGATGACCTTGTCACCGCAGTTCCTAAACTCGAGGAGGTAGCGAGTGTAGACACCGAATTCGTCTGCGACGAACTCAGCTTTCACCTGTCATTCTCGCACGTCACATCGCTGGTCCACGCTGTCGAGCGAGCGGCCGACGACGACGTCGATGGCGTCGTTGTTACCCACGGCACCGACACGATGGAAGAGTCCGCGTATTATCTCGATCTGGTGAGTGACGCTGATGTTCCGATCGTTTTTACTGGCGCGCAGCGACCTGCGGACAGCCCCGGTGCGGATGGGCCCGCGAACCTCCTGCAGGCGGTCCAAGTCGCGGCTGACGACCGGTTCGAGGATGGCGCGTACGTCGCCTTTGGAAACCTCGTTCACGCGGCCAGGTGGGTGTCGAAGGCGCGAGCGGGCCAGCCGGAAGCGTATGCCTCGCCTGGTGCGGGTCCGGTCGCAGAAGCCACAGCTGATGGGATAGCGCTCCGACGAGAGCCCAGCAGCGAGTCAGTGTCTCTGCCGGTCGTCGAGACAACAGCCCGAATCGAAATGATCCCCAGCGGACTGGCTGTTGATGCCCGACAACTTGAGCGTGCCGTCGCTGACGGTGTTGACGGAGTGGTCTTGGCGGCGAGCGGCATCGGGAACACGACACCAGAGATCGGTGACACCATCGCCGACGCGATTGACGCGGGTGTCCCGGTTGTCGTTGCGACGCGCTGTTTCGACGGTGCAGTGGCAGCCCGGTACGGTGGGCCCGGCGGCAGCCGAACAATCCGTGAGCACGGGACGATCCCGGCCAGTGATCTGCCGCCCTGGAAGGCCCGGATCAAACTCGGGCTAGCGCTATCAGCCTATGAGAAGCTCGAGGATGTTCGAACGGCGTTCGAAGAGCAGCGCGGCGTCGCGACGGCGGAGTAACCTACAGCTCCTGAATTCGATCGTAGAAGACCTCGTGAAATCGTTCTCCGCGCTCGATCATCACTCGTGATAGTCGTCCCATGATCCCTTCTCAGTGAGATCTCTGGAGCGACGCAGAGTGATGCATCTTCCCAACGAGCGCGTCGAATGCAGTCTCCAGCGTCTTATCCTCGAGATCAAGGTTGTACTCCTCGACGTCGTACGGCGCCAAGTTCGTCGAGTACCACGTCATCGCGTACTGGCCTTGGTAGAGCGGCGGGCGCATCCCCGGGATGTCCGAGTTGTGCGCGCTCTCGTCGCTGTATTCGTCCAGCTGGTCGAGGAACTCGAGCGCCTCGGCAACTTCCTCGGAGTCGAAGACGATCTCGCCGTCGGTGTTGACGAGGTTGCCGCCGTTGCCGAGGATGAGCGACATCACATGGACCGGGTGGAAGTGGGTTGTTCCCGAGGAAGACCGGGTGGCCGTAGCGGTTCTCCTCCTCGTCGGTGGCCATCTCGGCCGCCGTCTGGTACTCCTCCCACGAGTCGAACGGCGGCAGCGGCGCGCCGACATCCTCTAAAATGTCGTTGCGGGCCAGCAGGTTGAGCGCGGAGCCGTGGTCCGGGGCGAAGTAGTAGTCGCCATCGAGCTGGAACATGGCGTCTTCGTTCCAGTAGTCTTCGCCGCGGTCGTCGATCAGGTCGTTGATCGGCTGCATGAGCCACTCTCGGGCCGCCGCGACGTTGTTGCTGGGCGAGGCGAGCATCATGGCGTCGTACGGATCGCCGGTCGCGTGGGCCTGTGAGGCCTGCTGTGGCGCCTCGGCGAAATCACTGCGTTCGTACTCGATGCGGACGTCGTGCTCGTCCTCGAACTCGTCGAACATCTCTCGGAGTTCCTCTTGGACGGGCCCGTACGCCGAGTTGATGACGCGAAGCGTCTCTGTGCCATCGTTGCCGAGAATGCCGATGTCGGAGGTACAGCCGGCAAGCGCGAGCGCACCCGACGCTCCAGCCGCCTACAGGAAGCGCCACCGTCTGTACGAGCCGTTTGCCGTTCTATGATCTTTCCGCGTTTATTTCAAATGGAAATTCATGCAATCTCCCCTCATTCGATTCTGGAAGCAAATATTGTTTCCACTCTCGAGTGTTGGGATCACCATAATCACCAATGTCCGGATGAGGTGCAACATCATCATACTCCTCTAGCCGGTCTCTGATGACCGAGCGAGCACGTTGACCTTCTATCGTATCTCCACTAACATCGTCGAGGATCTTCCGTGGCTGGATTGTTATCTCTAATCCGTACGGCGTATACCTACTCTTTCGCTCCGTATAGAACGGAGCGCGGCCGACGATAAACATTGATTCTCCAGAGAAGCAAAATTCCCACTCCGGATGGTTTGGATCTTCAGGAATATCACCGGGCCATGGTTCCGGATCCCGTTCGTTTAGGAACTCGAGAACTCTCCAAAATTGATCACGGTATTCCTGTTCGCTTTGATCCCTCTGAGGTGGTTTGAAAAATATTACCAAGGTCGTTCGGTCGGCTATCGACTGACACCATTCGAGATATTGTCGCAATCCCTCTCTCACCTTGAGAAGTGCATCACGATCACGAGCATCTCCCGCGAAGAGGTAACGAGCGGTATCGTTACGTTCAGCATTCACCGCGAAGTAACATGGATAGCGAGCGCTCCGCATCGTCTCTCTGAATTCGATATATCTCTTTTTCTTCCACGCGATAAGCTCTCTCGCTTCTATCGCGTCTTGCAATTCAGATCGATTAAATAGTAATCCTGTTCCCTTCATGGTTAAAAATCACTCGAGGTGACATTTAATCCTCAAAGTGTCGTCCTGAGAGAAGCTCGTTTTTCTCGTACTCTTCACGCGTTTCGGCTCCACTGATCTCTGCAACCTCCTCGGGAACCGAGACAACCGAGTACCCAACATCTCGTCCGATAGCGACGGTATCGACATCCGGAATGATCATCGTTTTAACATTCGGATGGTCCTCGTAGACGTCCTCAATTAGCTCTCGGCGCTCCTGTGCGGTGAGTGGGTTCTTTTCGCTGAGTTCGGTGTCCCGGATGGCGATAATAACGTCTTTTCCGTTATCAGCGGCTGAATCGATGATCGTCCGGTGACCATCGTGGAGCGGTTGCCAGCGACCGATGAAGATGTGGCTCGGATCGGACTTGAGTTCCAGTTCCGTATTGACCTTCTTGATACTCTCTTCCTCCGAATGCGTTGCCGTCCGAACTTCGAGTCCGATCTCTTCTATCTCTGGTTCCTCGAACGGGGCATCAATACCGGTAAAACCCTCGATCTCACCCTTTCGGGCCTGCTCGTACATTCCTTTTACATCGCGTTCCTCACACACTTCGACAGGTGTACTGACGTGGACGAACGAGACATTCTCGATCTTCTCGGCGATCAGTTCTCGCTGAGACCGATACGGGGTGATGAACGACGCGACGACATCGAACCCCTGTTCGTTCAACGCTTGTGCAACTCCAGCGGCTCGTCTGAGGTTCTCGGTTCGATCCTCCTTCGAAAACCCGAGATCCGAATTGAGAGTATCCCGAAGATAATCCCCGTCTAAGTGGACTGTCCTCGGACCGACTAACCCCTCGGCGAGCGTCGTCTTTCCGGAACACGGCAGTCCGAAGAGCCATATGGTTTCTCCAGACATCAATTGATCTCCTCCGTGAGACGTGTGCATCCATCCGCTTCGTTCCGAATTTTATCGATGGGAGTGGCTTCGACACTGTATGCCTCGGCCAGTTTCGACGCCGCGTTTGGTGCGTCGTTAGAGATGACCATTGCTGCGTCGGCTATGTTCGTGGAATTCATCATCGTCGGTCTCGATAGTCGTGATCTTGGTATCGACGAGCGATGCGAGTTACCTCGCAGCTATTCCTTGCTGCTTCGCTCAGATCCATTCCGACTCCTCCGTGTATCCCAGTTCCTCGATTACTTCGGTATACGTCTCGTCGGCTCGATCGAGTGCGCTCGTAATGAGGTCCTCCCTGTCTCGCCAGCGAGCGAGTCTCGGATCCTTCGTCGTCATTACTTTATTCGGACTTTCAACATTCTCCGAAAGCAGTGCTGACTCACCGAGATCGGTGAAATCGATGATTTCCTTGATAGTGGAACGTGTGTCGGTGAGAACATCCTCGAATCGAACTCGAAGGACGTTCTCGAACGTGTCGCGGCCATCGAGGATATGGCAATGGGCTTCAGCCCACTGCATCAAGCAGACGTCGATGAGTTTTCCCTCGCTCATCCATCCCGGCGGGAGATCGTAGCACCACAGCGAGCCATCGTATCCGTCGAGATCGAGATCACCCACGTCGTAGGTTTGGAACCCCCTGTTCAGCCGCCATCCGTCGTAGAGACCGTTGATTGACGCCGCTGGGTTCCGTGTGAGATGAACTACTTTAACATCGGTTTCGGGAAATAGCTGTTCGCGGATCCACGGGAGCCGGTATGCGTCGCCGCTCGCTTTTAGGACGAGTGTCCGCTCGAAGTCGTCAGCTGTGAGACCGCACTTGTAACTGTGCGAAGAAACGAACGGTCGATCCTCGATCGTTTCGGTTTTGAACGGACCGTTTGCGTCTCGTTCTGCATATTCGTCGTACTGCAACGGTGAGATTCCGAGCTCCTCGAGTATCTCATCGAGCGACGCTCCTTCGAGCAACTCTTCGCGTACCTCCTCGTACGGGAGTTCTCGATCGGGGAACTGCAACGGAAGCCGGATAACCGTATTATCCACACGATGCGTTTGATCGCCAGATGGTTCGGTTGCACCGACCTCGGTGAGGAGATCCGTTAGGAGCTTTTCTCTATCAAATGACTCGAAGTCAGCCGGAATGACGTCGGATTCGAACGTCGGGTAACAGATTCCGTTTAGGGTGTACCATCGGTCGTGTTCGCCATCGAGACTACACGTTTCTTCGTGGTGCCGGAGGATATCGAAAAGGAGACTACTTCCCCCTCTCGGAGCCGACGTGATGAGCAACACGCTGTCAAAGTCGTCAATTTGATACTCTGACAGAATCGATCGTTTTTCCTCTGAGACGACCTCGCTCTTTACGAATTCGTAGTTCTCTTTGGCCTGCTTGCGGAAATCGCTTGGAGGCTTTTCAAGACTCACCAGCTGTCACCTTCTACTGTGTCTACCGAATCGATCCATAGTCGTAATCGACTGTTCAATTTCAGTAATCGTGATCGCGTCAACATAGTTTGCTATTTGTCATCCATTACCATAGTAGCAATTGCGGGTCTGTACGGGTGATCGATCGCTATTTGGCAAAGGCCGACGAATAGACGTACTCTTGCGATGAGTCGAGAAGTGAATGCGGGCTTCATATGCAGGGAGACTAGTAGAGCCTCCAGTTAATCCGTACCCAGTTGGGCATCCTACTGAAGATAGGCCTTTCGGACGGCGTCGAGAACGTCTTTCTTCGCAAGGTCAGCGAGCGCCTCTGCGGCGGCGATTTTCATCGCCTCGTTGATTCCGATCGCCCGAACGTCGAGTGCGTCGCGGAAGAGAAACGGGAAGCTAAGCACGTTGTTGATCTGGTTCGGATCGTCCGAGCGGCCGGTCGCCGTGATGACAGTATCGTCGCGAGCTGCTTTCGCCTCCGCGTAGCCGATCTCGGGATCCGGATTCGCCATCGCGAAGACGATCGGATTGTCGGCCATGGACCGAATCATCTCCTAGTCAACGATCCCGCCGACCGACAGGCCGACGAAGACGTCCGCACCGGCGATCGCGTTCGCCAGACCCCTTCAGGGACGTTGCGAGCGAACTCTCGGCCGTACGGATCTAGCTTACCCGCATTCGCCCGCTCGGTCGTGAGGATGCCATCGATATCGACCATCGTAATATTCTCCGTTCGGACGCCCAGTGAGACGTAAAACCGGGCTGTCGCGACCGCTGCTGCGCCGGCGCCCGCGAACGTGACGTTCACCGACTCGAGATCTGTGAGACACTACTATCGTCAGAGTTCGAGACGCCACTCGCCGAATCCGAATGCGATCTTTCCCTACGATCGTAGCCCAAGAATCGTTCGTTACCCCCATTCAAATCCTCTATAGATACAGGGGTACTGAGAGGGGCCGTTATAGAAGAAAGTCCGCCGAAATGGGCGTACCTGTTCGGCTGAATGAACAGTAGACAGTATAAAATACGCTAACCGTCGTTACACTATTAAATCGGCGTATCGACGTTCAATCCGACATCACGATGAGCGATAGTGAGCGGACAGGCGACTCGAGCGGTTCAGTTCTCGTCACGGGGGGTACCGGATTCCTCGGCCTTCACACGTGCCAGTACTTCCGCGACCAGGGATGGAACGTCGCCGCATTTGATCTCAAACCGTTCGGGGAGGAGGACGACACGGACGGAATCGCCTTCGTCGAAGGTGACGTCCGGAGCGAGGAATCCGTCGCCGATGCGCTCGAGGAGAGCGGTGCTACCGCAGTAGTGCACACGGCGGCCGCACTCCCGCTGTGGGACGCCGACCGCATCCGCGAGACGACTATCGACGGGACGCGAAACGTACTCTGGGCGGCGAGGGACCATGGCATCGAGCGGGTCTGTTACATCTCCTCGACCGCGGTGTACGGGACCCACGACGAACATCCCATCACCGAGGAGTCGCCGCTGGAGGGGGTCGGTCCCTACGGCGAGGCCAAGATCCAGGCCGAGAAGATCTGCCAGGACTTCCGCCGCATGGGAATGTGCATCCCTATCCTCCGTCCGAAGACGTTCATCGGTCCGCAGCGACTCGGCGTGTTCCAGGTGCTGTTCGACTGGATCGAAGACGGTGCGAACGTCCCGCTCGTCGGGCGGGGAGACAACCACTACCAGCTGCTACACGTCCGCGACCTCGTCACTGCCATCGACCTGATGCTCACCGGAGACGAGGAGACGGTGAACGACACGTTCAACGTCGGCACCGACGAGTTCGGCACGATGAGGGAGGACTTTCAGGCCCCCATCGACTACGCGGGGACGGGGAAGCGAACCATCGGAACGCCCGCCTTTCTCACGGTCGCGGTCCTCCGCCTGCTCGAAAAGGCGAATCTCTCTCCGCTGTACCCGTGGGTCTACGAGACCGCCCACAAGGATTCCTACGTCTCCGTCGAGAAGCTCGAGCGGCTCGGCTGGGAGCCCGAGTACTCCAACCAGAAGGCGCTCGTGGAGACGTACGAGTGGTACTTGGAGAACTACGAGGCCGACACGGAAGACGACGAGACCGGCCTCGATCACCGCGTCGCGTGGGATCAGGGTGCCCTCACCGTTGCGAAGAAGGTCTCACAGCGAATCTGAAAGGAACGCCGTAGAAAAGGGTAGTGAAAACTCCCGTACGCTAAACTAGGATTTCAACTCGACCGCTTCTACCAGAAAACCAGAACTGGCGGTAACGTGCAATAGGAGTTCCCCAGTGAAATTGACCGATAGAATGAGGTGGCTCTCTGCTGTCCGTAACGGTACGGTCGGTGTAATTCGCCACCATGTCTATACGTTCACGTCTCCGGGCTCACTTCGGTTGGATCGCCATCGTCGGCCTGAGCGTCGCCGTCTCGTTCATTATCGGATTGGTCATCGTCGGATGGGCGAGGTACCCTCCCGGCGATTTGCCGTCGATCGCGACCGATCCGGCGTTCTTCCAGCACACGGGCTGGTACATCCTCGAGGGCGGCGTTCCGTACGTCGACGTCTGGGACGTGAACCCGCCTGTGCCGTTCGGTATCGCGGCCGGTCTCGCCGTCCTCTCCGGCGGAAACATGCTCGTTCTGTACGGCCTCAGCGTGATGCTCACGGTGGTCGTTACCGCCACGAGTGTGCTGCTCGTCGGATGGATGGCACGCTTCGTGACCGAAAACGACGCGGCGGCAGTCGCCGCCGGCCTCACGATGCTCGTCATTCCGGGACTGTTCGTCCTCCCTTCGGAGGGGATCCGAGCGCAGTTTTACGCCCTCTTTTTCGGCGCCCTCGCGCTCGCGCTCGCCCTCCGCGACCGGCCGTTTCTCGCCGGGGCCGTCGCGGCACTGAGCGCCGGTTCGTGGCAGCCGGGGGGCGTCTTCGCGCTGCTGGTCGTCGGGATGGCGTACCAGCGAGCCGGGAGAAAGAGCGCGCTCTGGACCGTCGCTGGCGGCGGTTCGGTAACCGGAGTAGTCGTTCTCGCGTTCGCGGCCGTGGGAGCGCTCGTCCCCATGGTCGTGGAAACAGTGGTCGCGCCGCTGGTCGCCGGCTCGTCGTATACCCTGGCCGAGCGCGTCTACGGGGTACTGCTCGCGTTCGGCTACAGTTCGGTCCTCCTCCCGGTGGCGCTTTACGGCTGGGGATACGCCGTCGTTGCCGATTTCCGGGAGCGATGGTGGATATCGGCGGGTGGCTTACTATTCGGCCTCCAAGTGCTGTTCGTCGACTTGGACGGCTCGACGGACGCAGTCCTCTGGCTCGTTTTCGTCGCACTCGGCGTCGCTATTACCGTCGAACGCGCGACCGCGCGGCGGTCAGTGACGGGAGACCACCGCGATCACGATACGATCCGGATGACCCGCCATCGGAAGATCGTCGCCCTCGTCATCGGGCTGCTCATCCTCTCGGGGATGGGCTGGTACGTCGGCTCGCCGCCGCCGAAGTCGACGCTCGAAACGATGGAGCAGGAGGCCGACGTCGACGAGAGCCTTCCGATGTCGCCGAGGGATGCGGACGTTCCGTCGATGCAGACCATCTACTGGGAACAGATAAAGCCGGAGGTTTGCCACTACCGGGTGAGTTGGAACGAGATCCGGTGGATCGTGGTGACCGACGACCGATTGGACAGAGAGGAGTGTGGCGCGTGGCCGAACCGAATCGATCGTAGCTAGTGGTTCAACTTCGTAACAGGTTGAACGGCTATCGAGAGATTCCACGCCGAAATCGATCATCGGTACGATTTCGCGGATTCGTTTCGGCCCCGAACGAATCGGTGGAGGACGAATACGGTCGTGCCAAGCGCGACTCCGTACCAGAGCGTCCCGATTCGGATGACTAACGTCGAGCTAACGGCGACCGTGCGTGAGTATCCGAAAATGACCAACATTCCCACCATACTGGCTTCGGTGGCGGCTAGCCCCCCGGGTAGCAGGCTAACCGCACCGATAATCGATCCGAGGCCGAACACGAACAAAGCTAGAAGTATCGACCTGCCCGTTGCAAATCCGTCTAATACGAGCCACAGCGCTAAACCCTCGAGGCCCCATGCAACGAGGCTAATACCTACAGCGGCGCCGAGCGGGCGGGGCTGAAAGAGTACGTACGCGTTCTCGTAAAACTCCCCGAGGTCATCGGCGTACGACCTAGCGATCGGAATCGACTCCAGCCGTTCCAAAAGCCGAAGACAGGCTGTTCGCCACTGCAGGAAAGCTAGTCCACCCAGAAAGATAGCAGTTACGACAATTACCGTCGTCGATGACTGATCGTAGACGATCACTCCGAGGAAGGCGAACGCGGACACAGCTAACAAGTCAGTGATGCGTTCCGCGCCGACGATAGATGCGGTCCGATTTACGGGCACGCCGCGGAGATCGCGCAGAAACCACGCTTTCCAGACTTCGCCCGCTTTGCCCGGAGTGATAACCATCATCAGTCCACTGACGAACACCAGAAGACTCGTACCGATTGGAACGTCGACGCCGAGTTTCCGGAGGTAGTACTCCCATTTGAGAAACCGAACACCGTAGCTCACGGTCACTAACCCGAAGACGGCGCCGATCCGCCATCGTTCGAGCGCGAGAATCGCCCCGGAAACCTCGTCCGCCTCGCCGAACGCGAAGAGGCCGAAGAAGATGATGACCGTCAGGATTGCTGTCAGCCACAGCCCGTGTGTTCGGGCGACTTTCTGTACCCGACGAAAACCGCTCATATATTCATCAGCGAAAGGGCGTCGTTGAGTTTGGTAGCGATATGTCCCGAGATGTAGCCGCCGCGCCCGCTAGCCCGTGTAGTACCCGCGCGGATCGCGTCCAGAACGGGCCGGTCACAAATCGTGTAGGCCCGACCGACTTCCATCCCGAAGTGGGCATCACTTCCGCCCGTAGCCGCGAGGCCGTGCGTCTCCGCGAACGACCGTGCTCGACGGTTGTACTGCGGAAGAACGCACCGTGAATTCGTCACCTCGACTCCGTCGATACGCTCCGCAATACCGTCGAGATTCCCAGTATAGTGTTCGCGGAGGCTATCGAAGGGATGTGAGAGGATTGCAAGTCCACCCTGCTCATGGACGCGGTCGATTACAGTGAGCGGATCGGCTTTCGGAGGTACCTCGCTCACGTTTAGTGCGAGAAGGTGGCCCTGCGTCGTCGTCACCTCGACGCCGGGAATGACGGTTAGTCTTTCGGAGGCGAGGGAGTTTACCTCGTCATAACCATCAAGAGTGTCGTGATTAGTAATTGCGATACCATCCAGTCCGGCGTCTAGAGCCGCACTGACGACATCGCGGGGCGCGGCTCGTGAACAGGGAGACGCGTCGGTGTGGACCTGCAGATCGTAGCGTTTCACCGAAACACCTCGATTACTAACTCCGGGACGTCGTAAAGGACGACGACGACCAGACAAACCCACAGGATTAGATTCGCGATCGAAGGGACGTCTGTGAGAAGGTACTTCGCCTGGCCCGCAATATCCGTCGTGTGAACGAGATGATGGTATCGAAACACGCCAAAAAACGCGAAGGGGAGTGTCGTCATCATCATCGGATCGGTACGGAAGAACGTGTACAGAGAGTAGGCCATCAACAACGTCGCCATGGTCATCACGAGCAGTTGATCGACATCGTTTTTGGAATACTCCTCGAGTACGTGCCGCGTCTCTCGCGGATTGGTCGTAACCTCGAGTTCGTGGCGTCGTTTCCCGAAAGCGAGAACTAGCGCAAGGAGAAAGGTACTCACGATTAACCACGGACTCAGGTAGACATCGATAGCGACAACGCCGGCGATAGCACGGAGGACGAACCCCGTGGCAATGATCAACACATCGACGAATAGGATTCGCTTCAGGTACAGCGAATAGAGGGCGTTCTGGCCGATATAGCCGAGTAAAACGGTGAAAAATAGCGGGCCGAGACTGTACGCCGCTCCGAATCCGATTCCGACGAGGAGGATCCCGAAGACGATACTGACCGGGATGGTGACTTGTCCGCTGGCGATGGGTCGATGTCGTTTCTCCGGGTGATTTCGATCCTTCTCGAGATCGTTAATGTCGTTGAAGATGTACGTCGCGCCCGCGATAGCGGTGAAAGCTACGATACCGATGAGCAGGTTGATCCACGCATCCGCGTCGAGGAGACTCCTCGAAAAGACGATGCCGAGCAGCATTACGCCCTGTTTGTACCACTGCCAAGGCCGAATTTCTCGAATTAAACCGATAACGGTTGATATCGGGTTTATCGTTCGCGGAGACTCAGCCATACAGGTGCTTCTGTGGACGAGAATGAAAATGATAAATGTTCCCCGCGTTAGCCTGATACGATGAGGAAAACGTCCAAGAAAAGCAATGAGATCCGCGGTCGTCACAGGCGAGACTGGGTTCTCAGTTCTTAACGCGTGTCAACACCCTGTTGAGCGGGTGAGAACTCACCTCCTCAGTCGAAAACCGTTCGACAATGGAGACGACGCAGCGAGGATAGATTTTGTCGAAGGCGACGTGCGGGACAAAGAGCGGAGGTTAGACGTCCGCGAAAATAACGATGCAGACGTGATCGTTCGCAGGACGGCTACGCCCCTCTACGGGATAAAGACGAGATTTAGGAGGTGGCAGTCGACGGAGTGATCCGTGCTGTGGGGAGCGGACGGATCTGACGGCGATCGGGTAGTGGACACTCCGTCGACAGTTGTTCGTGGAGAACCGAGCGCCATCCAATAGCCAGCGATTCTATCCACCGTGTGAGGTCCGCTCAAACCGAAACACCGTGATTCCGTTGTACCGCTCTTCCTCAACCGGGCCGCGGTATTCAGAGCGATTCTCTACCGTCTGTAGAATCCGTCGATCCGTCGACGAATCAGTGTACGAGAGTACGACCCAGACGTCACCGCGTCCTTCGGTGGACGCTCGTATTTCATCAGCTGAGGCGTCGGGCTGAATCCGAACTACAGTCACGTCCGACCGGTCGAAGTAGTAACTGAACGACCTCTCCGTGAATGGTCTGCTGACGAGGACGACGTCGTCGTTCTCGACGTTCGACTCGACATTAGTAGCGGCCTCCCGCCACTGTTCTTTCTGATCGTCCTGATAGTACGTCGGGAGCGGCAACACGAGACCGACGAGGAGCAACCCGACTACAACGTACCGAAGCGGCGGGAGAGAGACTGTCCGCACGCCTTTCGCGATAAGGATGAAAAACGCCAACGACGCCCCGATCGAGTAACGGTCCACGAAGATCGGCGTGATGACGTGTGAGAGGGCAACCGGGACGAGTATCGGCACTACGAACCAGAGGACAACGAGGTACACGCTGTTTATTGATGTGTCTTGGCGGTCGGTATCCGACGCCG
This region includes:
- a CDS encoding UbiA prenyltransferase family protein, translating into MTTADLIAFLGRFPHRIRLTRGTFIIFILVHRSTCMAESPRTINPISTVIGLIREIRPWQWYKQGVMLLGIVFSRSLLDADAWINLLIGIVAFTAIAGATYIFNDINDLEKDRNHPEKRHRPIASGQVTIPVSIVFGILLVGIGFGAAYSLGPLFFTVLLGYIGQNALYSLYLKRILFVDVLIIATGFVLRAIAGVVAIDVYLSPWLIVSTFLLALVLAFGKRRHELEVTTNPRETRHVLEEYSKNDVDQLLVMTMATLLMAYSLYTFFRTDPMMMTTLPFAFFGVFRYHHLVHTTDIAGQAKYLLTDVPSIANLILWVCLVVVVLYDVPELVIEVFR